One genomic region from Indicator indicator isolate 239-I01 chromosome 7, UM_Iind_1.1, whole genome shotgun sequence encodes:
- the FAS gene encoding tumor necrosis factor receptor superfamily member 6, with the protein MESVVLKTLERSRRPLASRRCGISLDTGGMARELLPLLLVVILIAEIQCKNNTEAPIPRVYKKSTIRRIIAKREVACNQDEYNLGAECCKKCTPGFVKNTSCPKDVSKHCVPCKNGKEYMDHANHVDKCLRCSLCDSIFGFVVAKNCTQARNTECACAENHFCNSSAPCSHCDLCTICESGAIEKQCTSTSDTVCRMKETGVAWWVTALIIVLSLLAVAGVIFLCKRKQRGRTSKENIGEVLKQEDIPLISTDIDLSNHIAGIVEEMTLQDVKTFVRYHQVSESVIDQHIRDYCNDCNEQKIKLFQTWYQRHGLKGAYGTLISSLRKLKMRTAADKIEQKLKAAVSSCQERRQSYNDDIKQSKTCTQEDRNSCNDSAKLSKTCSSSLEET; encoded by the exons GTGGTTATCTTAATTGCTGAAATACAGTGTAAAAATAACACTGAAGCTCCCATACCCAGAGTATACAAAAAATCAACTATCAGGAGGATCATTGCCAAGAGAGAAGTTGCGTGTAACCAGGATGAATACAATTTAGGTGCTGAGTGTTGCAAGAAATGTACACCTG GTTTCGTTAAAAATACCAGCTGCCCAAAAGATGTTAGCAAACACTGTGTTCCCTGTAAAAATGGAAAGGAGTACATGGATCATGCCAATCATGTGGACAAGTGTTTGAGATGCTCTTTGTGTGACAGCATATTCG GTTTCGTGGTGGCAAAGAACTGTACCCAAGCACGGAACACAGAATGTGCCTGTGCAGAGAACCATTTTTGCAATTCTTCTGCACCATGTAGCCATTGTGATCTATGTACCAT ATGTGAAAGTGGTGCCATTGAAAAACAATGTACTTCAACTTCAGACACTGTGTGCAGAATGAAAG AAACAGGAGTGGCATGGTGGGTCACTGCTTTGATAATTGTGTTATCACTACTGGCAGTAGCTGGAGTAATATTCTTGT GTAAGAGAAAACAGAGGGGTCGTACCAGCAAAGAGAACATAGGTGAAGTCCTCAAACAA gagGACATACCCCTTATAAGCACAG ATATTGACCTGAGCAACCATATTGCTGGTATTGTGGAGGAGATGACGCTCCAAGATGTCAAGACATTTGTTCGTTACCACCAAGTATCAGAATCTGTCATAGATCAGCATATTCGGGATTATTGTAATGATTGTAATGAACAGAAGATTAAGCTATTTCAAACCTGGTATCAAAGACATGGGTTAAAGGGAGCCTATGGAACCCTAATAAGCAGCTTGAGAAAGTTGAAAATGCGTACTGCAGCTGATAAGATTGAGCAAAAGCTGAAGGCAGCTGTTTCTAGCTGTCAGGAGAGAAGACAGTCTTATAATGATGACattaagcaaagcaaaacctgCACTCAGGAAGACAGAAACTCCTGCAATGATAGTGCTAAGCTAAGCAAAACCTGTTCTAGTAGTTTGGAAGAGACATAG